In a single window of the Natronosalvus caseinilyticus genome:
- a CDS encoding ArsR family transcriptional regulator: MDANPAPMPDADRDDESGRYRTTYADADFLEALDVEGGMAGTQDVTDRVGCSYELAYKRLVALEDAGHVSSRKVGNARLWLLEGQ, translated from the coding sequence ATGGACGCGAACCCCGCACCCATGCCCGATGCCGATCGCGACGACGAGAGCGGACGATACCGGACGACCTACGCCGACGCCGACTTCCTCGAAGCACTCGACGTCGAGGGGGGCATGGCCGGCACCCAGGACGTCACTGACCGCGTTGGCTGTAGCTACGAACTCGCGTACAAGCGTCTGGTCGCCCTCGAAGACGCCGGCCACGTCTCGAGTCGGAAGGTGGGGAACGCCCGCCTATGGCTGCTTGAGGGCCAGTAG
- a CDS encoding HTH domain-containing protein: MPGRIEETTPEDVLEVFRLRSDAAEPLIATEIAESLECSRRTALNKLNELAADGHLQSKQVGGRSKVFWQPIDSEEADTHRDSSES; encoded by the coding sequence ATGCCAGGACGGATCGAGGAGACGACGCCCGAGGACGTCCTCGAGGTGTTTCGGTTGCGAAGCGACGCGGCCGAGCCGCTCATCGCCACGGAGATTGCAGAATCGCTCGAGTGCTCGCGGCGGACGGCGCTCAACAAACTCAACGAACTCGCGGCGGACGGCCACCTCCAGAGCAAGCAGGTTGGAGGCCGCTCGAAGGTCTTCTGGCAGCCAATCGACAGTGAGGAGGCCGACACCCATCGAGATTCCTCCGAATCCTGA
- a CDS encoding tyrosine-type recombinase/integrase, with protein sequence MSSAPDVFEASLDEPPKYEVPIEGTTDGGDRVPDLSPREALERWLNKLRVSRSESTVSAYHYRLKHFVEWCEEVGISEVGQVNGWDIESYETSRREQGLEPITLNNELGTLQSFFEYCVKVELVDEGLPTKVDPPVVPAADQVSKVRLHTDRAQALLTHYVATECGSRAHTLLALAWFTGARLGALRGLDLEDYDREQQCLKFTHRPREETPLKNGADGERFVGLPKQACDVVDAYIQKHRLEKYDDYGRRPLLTSERGRPSTNAVRAWMYLATVPCLHSPCPHGNDPDTCNFLDYSAASKCPSSRSPHQVRTGSITWQLNRGIPPERVAERVNTSIEVLLRHYDQPTRMEEMRERRRPYLDRLSFGDEEGDDR encoded by the coding sequence ATGAGTTCGGCCCCAGACGTCTTTGAGGCCTCCCTGGACGAGCCACCCAAGTACGAAGTCCCCATCGAGGGAACAACGGATGGAGGTGACCGTGTCCCCGACCTCTCCCCACGGGAAGCGCTCGAGCGATGGCTTAACAAACTCCGAGTGTCCAGGAGTGAATCCACCGTTTCAGCGTACCACTACCGGTTGAAACATTTCGTTGAGTGGTGTGAAGAGGTGGGCATCTCCGAGGTCGGCCAGGTGAACGGGTGGGACATCGAGTCCTACGAGACCTCCCGGCGGGAACAGGGGTTAGAGCCAATTACCCTCAACAACGAGTTGGGCACCCTGCAAAGTTTCTTCGAGTACTGCGTTAAGGTCGAACTCGTCGACGAAGGGCTCCCAACGAAGGTTGACCCACCGGTCGTTCCCGCTGCCGATCAGGTGAGCAAGGTGCGACTCCACACCGACCGCGCTCAGGCGTTACTCACCCACTACGTGGCGACTGAGTGTGGTTCACGCGCGCACACGTTGCTCGCGCTGGCGTGGTTTACCGGCGCACGTTTGGGCGCACTTCGCGGCCTCGATCTCGAGGACTACGACCGAGAGCAACAGTGCCTCAAGTTCACTCACCGCCCGCGCGAAGAGACCCCATTGAAGAATGGAGCCGACGGTGAACGCTTCGTTGGCCTCCCGAAGCAGGCGTGTGACGTTGTCGACGCGTACATTCAGAAACATCGACTCGAAAAGTACGACGACTATGGTCGGCGGCCACTGTTGACGAGTGAGCGTGGCCGTCCCTCGACGAATGCCGTTCGGGCCTGGATGTACCTGGCCACCGTCCCATGTCTCCACTCACCGTGCCCCCACGGAAACGACCCGGACACGTGTAATTTTCTGGATTACTCGGCGGCGAGCAAGTGTCCCTCGTCGCGGAGTCCCCACCAGGTTCGGACTGGCTCGATCACGTGGCAACTCAACCGAGGGATTCCCCCAGAACGTGTCGCCGAACGGGTGAACACGTCGATCGAGGTCCTCCTCCGACATTACGATCAACCGACCAGGATGGAGGAGATGCGCGAGCGTCGGCGCCCATACCTGGATCGCCTCTCATTCGGCGACGAGGAGGGTGATGACCGATGA
- a CDS encoding GNAT family N-acetyltransferase, translating to MTIEVVKTDKQEEWDSYVTQASHATPFHQYAALDLFADHTNTDLHLLIGYKGQEPVELLPLFETRRGPFNKIHSPPDAAEIAHLGPVRLHSNGVKQRKTEKDHRRFVNACWEWIETSIEPDFVSLWSSDRYTDVRPYLWNDFEASPRYIYIIELGSGVEALFSELTKETRRRIRNTDEQAYEIVEGDLDTTQLIVRQLQNRHEEQGMSYGLTPELMAELHARLPEEQLHPYCLCIDEKMVSGLLALEFGDTMHVWIGGVKTDVDLPVNELLYWHVIEQAAAKDLDRVDLTTAMIPSLADYKSKFGPEPRVMFELRWESQIWQATKFGYRRLPKRSHELIQSFLSRIQHYN from the coding sequence ATGACCATCGAGGTTGTCAAGACGGATAAACAAGAAGAATGGGACTCATATGTCACCCAAGCATCTCATGCGACGCCTTTTCACCAGTACGCGGCTCTTGATCTGTTTGCTGACCACACTAATACCGACCTTCATCTCCTGATCGGCTACAAGGGACAAGAACCCGTGGAGCTGCTTCCGCTTTTCGAGACGAGGCGAGGGCCTTTTAACAAGATACACTCTCCACCCGACGCGGCAGAAATCGCGCATCTCGGCCCGGTGCGACTACACTCGAACGGTGTGAAACAGCGGAAGACCGAGAAAGACCACCGACGGTTCGTTAACGCCTGTTGGGAGTGGATCGAAACCTCGATTGAGCCCGATTTTGTGTCGTTGTGGAGCAGTGATCGGTACACCGACGTCCGACCCTACCTTTGGAATGATTTTGAAGCCTCGCCCAGATACATCTACATCATCGAACTTGGCAGCGGTGTCGAAGCACTCTTCAGTGAGTTGACTAAGGAGACGCGGCGACGAATCCGGAATACCGATGAGCAAGCCTACGAGATCGTTGAAGGAGATCTCGACACTACTCAACTGATCGTTCGACAACTCCAGAACCGCCACGAAGAACAGGGGATGAGCTACGGCCTCACCCCCGAGTTGATGGCGGAACTCCACGCTCGACTTCCCGAGGAGCAACTGCATCCTTACTGCCTCTGCATTGATGAAAAAATGGTGAGTGGGTTGCTGGCGTTGGAGTTCGGCGACACGATGCACGTCTGGATCGGCGGCGTGAAAACTGATGTCGATCTCCCAGTGAATGAACTCCTCTACTGGCACGTCATCGAACAGGCCGCGGCGAAAGACCTCGATCGTGTAGACCTAACGACGGCAATGATTCCCAGTCTGGCAGACTACAAATCCAAGTTTGGTCCTGAACCTCGAGTCATGTTCGAATTGCGATGGGAGTCGCAGATCTGGCAGGCGACCAAGTTCGGTTATCGACGCCTTCCAAAGAGAAGCCACGAACTCATTCAATCTTTCTTATCTCGAATACAACATTACAATTAA